TCGGCGATGGCGAACGGAACGTTCAGCATGCGTGCGAGGGTCTGGGCCAGCAGCGTCTTCCCGGAGCCCGTGGGGCCCAGCAGGAGGATGTTGGACTTCGCCAGCTCGATCGCGTCATCGCGGCTCGTGCCGCCGCCGTTCTCGCCGGCCTGGACGCGCTTGTAGTGGTTGTACACCGCTACCGAGAGGGCCTTCTTCGCGGGCTCCTGCCCGACGACGTACCCCTCGAGGAATTCGTAGATCTCGCGCGGCTTGGGAAGTTCCTCCCACCGCACCTCGGAGGTCTCTGCGAGCTCCTCCTCGATGATCTCGTTGCAGAGATCGATGCACTCGTCGCAGATGTACACACCGGGGCCTGCGATGAGCTTCTTCACCTGCTTCTGGCTCTTTCCGCAGAACGAGCACTTGAGCAGGTCGCCGCCATCACCGATGCGTGCCACGAGGTGCTTCCCCTTCGCCTGGGAGCAGCTTGGTTCAGCCGACTCCTGGTGCCTCATATCCGACGGTACCTTGCCTGGGCCCCCGTTCGGGCCCCCCTTGGCGTGGTTCACATTGTCGTGCACCGCGCCAAGGGCGCCGGACCGGTCAGGCGGCCGCTGCGGCCGCCGTGCTCTTACGGGTCGAGACGATCTGGTCGACGAGGCCGTACGCGAGCGCGTCCTCGGCGGTCAGGATCTTGTCGCGCTCGATGTCGTCGCGGATCTTCTCGATCGGCGTGGTGGAGTGCTTGGCCAGCATCTCCTCGAGCTGCGTACGCATACGCAGGATCTCGTTGGCCGCGATCTCCAGGTCGGAGAGCTGCTCACGGCCGGTCTGCGAGGACGGCTGGTGGATCAGCACGCGGGCGTTCGGCAGGGCCATCCGCTTGCCGGGCGTACCGGCGGCGAGCAGCACGGCCGCGGCGGAGGCCGCCTGGCCCATGCAGACCGTCTGGATGTCCGGCTTCACGAACTGCATCGTGTCGTAGATGGCCGTCAGCGCGGTGAAGGAGCCGCCGGGGCTGTTGATGTAGATCGAGATGTCGCGGTCCGGGTCCATCGACTCCAGGCACAGCAGCTGCGCCATGACGTCGTTGGCGGAGGCGTCGTCGATCTGCACGCCGAGGAAGATCACGCGCTCCTCGAAGAGCTTGGCGTACGGGTCGTACTCGCGCACACCCTGCGAGGTGCGCTCCACGAAGCGCGGCACGACG
The Streptomyces lunaelactis genome window above contains:
- a CDS encoding ATP-dependent Clp protease proteolytic subunit is translated as MVNTDMSNFSAAASGLYTGPQVDNRYVVPRFVERTSQGVREYDPYAKLFEERVIFLGVQIDDASANDVMAQLLCLESMDPDRDISIYINSPGGSFTALTAIYDTMQFVKPDIQTVCMGQAASAAAVLLAAGTPGKRMALPNARVLIHQPSSQTGREQLSDLEIAANEILRMRTQLEEMLAKHSTTPIEKIRDDIERDKILTAEDALAYGLVDQIVSTRKSTAAAAAA